The window GCATCCTCAACGTCCTCGCCGTGGCGGCGCTGATCGGGTCGGCGGTCTACGCCTATTCGGTCAAATACGAGACGATCCTGTACGGCGAGCAGATCATCAAGACGCGCCACCTCATCGCCCAGGAGCAGGACGGCATCGACAAGCTCGAGGCCGAATGGGCGATCCTGACGCGGCCGGACCGGCTGGCGTCGCTGGCCGACCACGGTCTGAGCCTGCAGAAGCTGTCGCTCGACCAGATCGTCCAGCCGGCGGACCTGCCCGACCCGCCGCCCAAGGTCGACTCCATCGGCCGCAAGCTCGACGCCCTCGGCCTCGGCGAGCCGACCGCGACCCCGTCGGGCGAACGCGCCGCCGGCGCGGCGGCCGGCGGCGCCACCCCCTCCTCCGCGACGCCCGCGAGGTAGCGCCCGCATGTCCGGCTTTCCCGACTCCCCCGCGCCGATCCTCCCGCGGGAGCCCGCCCGGCTCGGAGCTTTCGCGCGGGCCCGCGCCTTCGTGCGCGACGTGTGCTCGACGCGGCTCGACAAGAGCGG is drawn from Lichenibacterium dinghuense and contains these coding sequences:
- the ftsL gene encoding cell division protein FtsL; protein product: MLRILNVLAVAALIGSAVYAYSVKYETILYGEQIIKTRHLIAQEQDGIDKLEAEWAILTRPDRLASLADHGLSLQKLSLDQIVQPADLPDPPPKVDSIGRKLDALGLGEPTATPSGERAAGAAAGGATPSSATPAR